From Medicago truncatula cultivar Jemalong A17 chromosome 7, MtrunA17r5.0-ANR, whole genome shotgun sequence, a single genomic window includes:
- the LOC11433218 gene encoding uncharacterized protein, protein MALLPSSSSSSSSSFLKTIYHTSSQFYHPYLIPSSLGFNPVTYPKQHLNFKSNNSKLFVVSYRYFTKEEDEEEEEHNFDEAVTLFNGGEYYKCHDYLESLWHNAEEPSRTLIHGILQCAVGFHHLFNQNHKGAMMELGEGLCKLRKMEFPNGPFLKFEKDISAVLEFIYQTQIELAACSDDICVAMDQSERSYQLMGEYAAGKRVYDLELGRDASVYIVFCPQGSNGATEAPRAKLPRLNATSEHLVAYEYK, encoded by the exons ATGGCTCTTcttccatcttcatcttcatcttcttcttcttctttcctcAAAACTATCTACCATACGTCATCCCAATTTTATCATCCATACCTCATCCCTTCTTCTTTAGGTTTCAATCCAGTGACTTATCCAAAGCAGCACCTGAATTTCAAAAGCAACAACTCAAAGCTCTTTGTTGTTTCATACAGGTATTTCACTAaagaagaagacgaagaagaagaagagcacAACTTTGATGAAGCAGTGACTCTATTTAATGGTGGAGAGTACTACAAATGTCATGACTATCTTGAATCACTTTGGCACAATGCTGAAGAGCCATCAAGAACATTAATTCATGGAATACTGCAATGTGCAGTTGGATTTCATCACCTATTCAATCAG AATCATAAAGGAGCTATGATGGAGTTAGGGGAGGGACTATGTAAACTGAGAAAGATGGAGTTCCCTAATGGACCGTTTCTTAAGTTTGAGAAAGATATTTCAGCAGTTTTGGAATTTATCTACCAGACGCAAATAGAGTTAGCTGCAT GTAGTGATGATATTTGTGTTGCAATGGATCAATCAGAAAGATCCTACCAACTTATGGGAGAATATGCTGCAGGGAAGCGTGTATACGATCTAGAACTTGGTCGTGATGCATCAGTGTACATTGTGTTCTGCCCTCAAGGGTCTAATGGTGCCACTGAAGCTCCAAGGGCAAAGCTTCCAAGGCTTAATGCTACCTCAGAACATCTTGTAGCATATGAATACAAGTAA
- the LOC11436539 gene encoding protein PHYTOCHROME KINASE SUBSTRATE 4 gives MKQDMERTTTIKTFDCNLPPKSPTILRDIDASFSSYLTPQKPNNHNHHHKLDDPTSELSIFDAHKYFNEGTNNDNIQKVTISSNNNNNNNNNSRVSPVVINVNNETESIVIPDTTRYSSASSMDGYANIRNYRARSFHAATPTASSEASWNSQQGLLSHPAGAISVNIKNPSNPNPNNSNKHKSSLSKPNWFLRRKCPCTGKKSVQVNEKKLTELPKNNIKIPSPISPPPPMNNNWINNNIDQTQNHVVTKSQRFQPVVTTTVRVPYTDGFTFPVLNPNSSSTTTKLKNGIVLEDPPRESLEVFRPPEELTVDTKTLNFQFPPGISRIVIDDNDAASDASSDLFEIESFSTATQSSYSAAVYRRNSRDSFDEGSVTTAMTDCYEPSEASIDWSVTTAEGYDESSIAAVSVGGYGGGGGGSVTAEHWKRKGGNGLLVSCRCEKAVSVGPQPVKCEGQRGATSAWKQVNGGGVISSRVGGVNINKPPLARSSHSHQRNSNNTPRVTSFAFAT, from the coding sequence ATGAAACAAGATATGgaaagaacaacaacaataaaaaccTTTGATTGTAACCTGCCTCCAAAATCACCAACCATCTTAAGAGATATAGATGCATCTTTCTCATCCTATCTCACACCCCAAAAGCCAAATAATCATAATCACCACCACAAACTCGACGATCCCACCTCAGAACTCAGCATATTCGACGCACACAAATACTTCAACGAAGGAaccaacaacgacaacatcCAAAAAGTTACAatcagcagcaacaacaacaataacaataacaacaatagcAGAGTTTCACCAGTAGTGATCAATGTTAACAATGAAACAGAAAGCATTGTTATACCAGATACAACAAGATACTCATCTGCTTCATCAATGGATGGTTATGCAAACATCAGAAACTATCGAGCTCGTTCTTTCCATGCTGCAACACCAACAGCTTCATCAGAAGCTAGCTGGAACAGTCAACAAGGTTTGTTATCACACCCAGCAGGTGCTATCTCAGTTAACATCAAAAACCCTTCAAATCCAAATCctaacaacagcaacaaacaCAAATCATCACTTTCTAAACCAAATTggtttttaaggagaaaatgTCCCTGCACAGGTAAAAAATCAGTTCAagtcaatgaaaaaaaattaacagaaTTACCCAAAAACAATATCAAAATTCCTTCACCAatttcaccaccaccaccaatgaACAACAATTGGATTAACAATAACATTGATCAAACACAGAATCATGTTGTAACGAAATCTCAAAGGTTTCAACCAGTGGTAACAACAACTGTAAGAGTGCCTTACACCGATGGATTCACATTTCCAGTGTTAAACCCtaattcatcttcaacaacaacaaaactcaaAAACGGCATCGTTTTGGAAGATCCACCGAGAGAGTCACTGGAGGTTTTCCGACCACCGGAAGAACTCACCGTCGATACTAAAACCCTCAATTTCCAATTCCCGCCGGGTATATCACGAATCGTCATCGATGATAACGACGCGGCTAGTGATGCTAGCTCCGATTTGTTCGAAATCGAAAGTTTCTCAACTGCAACGCAATCGTCGTACTCTGCTGCGGTGTACCGGAGAAACAGCAGAGACTCGTTTGATGAAGGATCAGTGACGACGGCGATGACGGACTGTTACGAACCGAGTGAAGCGAGTATTGACTGGAGTGTGACGACGGCGGAAGGATACGACGAAAGTAGCATCGCCGCCGTGTCAGTCGGTGGGTACGGTGGTGGTGGCGGCGGTAGCGTGACGGCGGAGCATTGGAAGAGAAAAGGCGGGAACGGTTTGTTAGTGAGCTGTCGGTGTGAGAAAGCGGTTAGTGTGGGTCCACAGCCAGTGAAATGTGAGGGACAAAGAGGGGCCACGTCAGCATGGAAACAAGTGAATGGTGGTGGTGTAATTAGTAGTAGGGTAGGGGGTGTAAATATTAATAAACCACCACTTGCTAGGTCTTCTCATTCTCATCAAAGAAATAGCAACAATACACCTCGTGTTACTTCTTTTGCTTTTGCGACATAG